ccgatttctaatactcgcaacgtttgtaatttatacactattcacatattactTTGACTATTattggtgatttatacgtaagttaaaacatagtcatgtgggatcttgttagattcgtcttattatgtattttcaaaatattaactttttataatttttgcttaaagagaatAAAAAATATTAGTGATCAAAGTTGTACATTGACATACGTAAaagtaacaaacgttgcgagtgaAAAAGAACGCAGGAAGGATTAGGTTCTATACCATAATAAATTAATGGACAAAATACGAGTTTACTTGTATGGACACATACCAATTGAGATTTCGAGTTGTATCATCCCAACGCGGAACAAGTAATATGATACTCGTACAGTGCCACAGTGGGGACAGACATAAGATTTGTAAATAATTAGAGTAATGGGGGAACCTTGATTTGACAGCAAAATTGACACGTTAACTTGAAAACGTTAACATGAGAGCAAGTTGTATGCAAGTTGAGAGTAACAAAAAGTAGTTTTGGAAACAAAACATTCATGGTTTTGATGCAAGTGGATGATGAATTAGATTTTTCAAAGATCTGTTCTGTTTTCAATAGTGTGTTTGATACTGTTGAGTCTTTAGTGCTTTAAGAGGATTgtgatgtgtttttttttttttatcagaaAGATACAATAAAGTTAGTATAGTCTTCTCTCAAGACTGTATCCTAACATAtctaaaaaaataagaaaaatttacTATCTATGTATGGATCAATTTCTTGGTGCGTTTGTATGCGATGATCTAAGACGGCAACATAATCTGCAGCGCGATTGGCTTCCCTATAAATGTGACGAGAAGAAATACTATCAAAATTATTCAAAAGCTGTTTGACATCATTCATCAATACTTGTATCTTCCACGGGCATTGAGTTTTTCCCTGCAAAATATTTATGATTAATAAATTATCACCCTCAATGAAACATGTCGTATATTTTATCTCGATGGCTAATAGAAGACTATTACGAAGAGTTGTAGCTTCAGCAAGAATCGGAGAGGATGTTCCAAGATTGTAGGTTCGACTAATAATGTTATTTCCTAAGTGGTCTCTAATTACTACACCAGCTGTTCCAGAGTTGTTACGAAGTGACCcatcaaaattaattttcacAATCCCAGGGGTCGGAGGTGTCCAAGCAACTTGCATGGTACGTGGAGGCTTTGAAAGAGAATTATTATTAATGTTCACATCCAATGAATCGAGACGTGTACGCATATTCCATTTCGTAAGGATCCTGAAAGCTCTACTGTATATTCCCATCGATGAGACGGGAGATTGTCTAAAAATGTGAGCATTACGTGTTTTCCAAATACTCCAAATAGAAGTTATGATCTTTTTAGCCGGTAAGGTTACATTATTACGGAGTTCACGGAAGAGAGAGAGAAcagaagaagatcgaagatgAGTACCAAGCCATCGAACTGAGGCGTTTGCATTCCAATATTCTCTAACAATGGGACAGTGCAAAAATAAATGGTCTTGTTTGCCCTATATTGGCTATATGGACCTGGAGCTGTCAAAACGCTTATTCGAGTCCGAGTCGGAGTTGGAGTCGGGTCTTAGTCATGATCTAGTCGGATCGTGTCGGGTCACTTTATCAACCGAGTTCTGGTCGGATTTGATCAGGTTGATTTCCGGTCATGTCATGTCGGGTTATTCTTTCATTTTGGATATAGGTCGTGTTCAGGTCGGGTCTTATTCCGGTCGGGTACAATTTTAGGTACGGATTTTATCGAGTCGGGTTTGAGTCAGGCTTGTATCAGTTGATTTCGGGTACATGTCAAGTTCGGATCGGATAATTATATCGAGTCAGTTAAAAATTTAGGTCAGAGTTAATTCACTCTTGGAAACGGGTTAAGATCGGGTCCGATAACTATCTGGTCTAGCCAAGATTTTAgcctatattttttttcttcttattttgtaaaaattaatgatttatttatttcaaattGAGTTATATTTAAACCAAGTCATCGTGTGTTTTGTCAAGTCAATACATGTATAAACTTAATATGGATTACGAGTCAATAATCAATTTGGTCATCTCAATATTTTAATGCGTAAAATGTATAACTATACTATTAATTAAACATAGGCGAAACACATCATGTACGATTGAGTCATTTTGATTATAGACCGGGGTCTTAACCTTGTTTTATATCCTTTGAACCCAATCCGACTATTTAGCGTTTATTTTTACAACGGTTAGAAATTGGAGGGTTCCAATATAAATTGGACATTTATACCTGTCTTCATCATTCTTACCAGAaccactttcctttttcttccCAATTCTTTTGCAATCCATCTTCAGCGCCTCTTGACCCTAAAAATTGCAACTCCAGATCTTgtgacctttttttttttttttgataagtcaGTAGATTTTCATTGCTCAAAAAGAAACCAGATTACAAATTAGAGTCCAAAGCCTAACAGACTAAGGAACACACAAACATGACAGCAGGTCATGAGAAAAGAACAGAAACAACAAGCCTAGATTACACATTTGTTTTTCCACCAAATCTGGTCATCAGTACTAGGATTCCTAGCACCTATGTGAGTTAGTCTCTCAATGACACTCCTCCGGATGCAACTAATAGTAGCTGCAGGGGTGGGAATCATCTGATTCCACTGGGCATCATTCCTTGCTCTCCACAGGACATACACAGTAGCATTGATAGCAGTATGCATTACTATCTTCTGGAATTTGCTGCATTTGCTCTTCCATTTAACCCATCTCAATAGGCCCATATACTGAACTTTGCTAATAGGAATATCTAGCCATTTTTCAACCCCCTGTAAGCACCTTCTGCTGTATTCACAGTCAAAGAATAAATGTGAGTGGGTTTGATCCACATAACTGGCACAGGGTAGAGTTACATATACCCATTTTATGCAGTCTTGTTCTTGTTTGCAATCTCCCTTGCACCATCAGCCAGCAAATCACTCTAGTTTTAGGAATAGAAGCTCTATTCCACACTGCAGACCCCCAAGGGACCTTGTCACCATGCTGGATAAGTTTCTGGTAAACTttctgaatataatatttaggcATTTGAGCCAACTCAATCTCAATGAACAACATCTTCAGATCCTCCTTAACACTACAGATCTTCCTCCAGTACCAACCACTATCAGCTTTTGGCTGATATTCCCACCAATAGAAACTTTAATGTAGATGGAATTCACCCATCTAACCCACATTGTGTCCTTTTTTCTAGCTATTGCCCATACATACTTCCCTAATGCAGCAATGTTCCAAGCCTGAATCTTTCTAATTCCCAACCCACCTTCCTTCTTTGGGCTACACACTCTATCCCAGGCAACATAACCAGGCTTAGTGCAAAAATAAGTGCCTTGCCATAAGAAAGCTCTACAGATAGCGCACCTCAACAGTTTTGAGAACATGTTTAGGGAGAACAAACACTTGTGCCCAGTAAGAATGGATGCTCAAGAGTACTGCATTTATCAGGGTTACCCTACCTGCAAAGGATAGGTTTCTGTAACTCCAAGTCTTAATCCTAGCAAACATTTTATCCACTAGACTTTCACAGTCAACATTTgtgattcttttaaaataaatagaaaccCCTAGGTACCTAAAAGGGAAAGTCCCCAGGGAAAACCTAAACACATCCACCACCTGCTGAACTACATCAGTATTCATACCAACACAATACACTGCAGACTTCTGAACATTAGCTTTTAAACCAGAAGTATCAGAAAATAACTTGAAACCTTGAAGGAGCagatgaattgaattaaactcaCCCTTGCAGCAGAGAATAAGGTCATCTGCAAAGCAAAGGTGAGTTAACTTAGTTGATCTGCATCTTGGGTGAAATTTGAAACAACAATCTTCTCCCACCTTGTGTAGTGTTCTTGACAGATACTCCATGCAAACCACAAACAACAAGGGCGATAGGGGATCCCCCTGTCTCAAGCCCCTGTGAGAGGCAAAGAAACTATGGACTGAACCATTGACCATAATGGAGAATTTAGGAGTTGTGACACAGGTCATGATCCACTGAACAAACAGATGTGGGAAGCCTAAAGCAAACAACATTTCCTCCAAAAAATCCCACTCAATTGTATCATAGGCTTTCTGCATATCCAGTTTGATCAAATAGCCAGGTGAGGCATTCTTCCTTCCATATTGTCTAACAATTTCCTGACATATCATGATATTGTGCATGATGAACCTACCATGTACAAAAGCTCCTTGATTCTCAGCTATCAGCTCAGGCAGCACACCCTTCATTCTCTCACACAGAATCTTggtaatatatttataaattacatTGCAGCAAGATATGGGTCTAAATTCAGTCACACTTTTTGGACACTTTATCTTGGGAATCAAAATAATGGTAGTGGAATTGATCTCCTTCAAGAGCTTGCCAGTATGAAAAAAGTCTAACACAACATTTGTCACATCCTCCCCTACTATATCCcagttttctttaaaaaaaatgactCCCAAACCCATCAGGGCCAGGAGCTTTGTCTCCATTGATAGAAAACATGGCATGCTTGACTTCCTCACCAGTAACAGGTACCAGCAGTTGGTCTTTCTGCAGTTGCTCAAGAGTAGGGCCAGCATGTACAATTTCAGGCATGACATTGCTTCTATTAACAACTTTTGTGCCCAAAAGTTTCTGATAGTACTCTAAAAAGGCATTAGACACAGACTTGGGATCACACACCCAGTTACCATTCATATCATGTATGGCATGAATAGTATTATGAATGATTCTAGCCCTGATACTTTCATGGAACAAAGAGCTATTTTCATCACCATCCTTAGCCCAGGCTTCCTTTGCTTTCTGTTTCAGAAAAGACATGTAAGCAGAATGCATGATTTTATACTTTTTTGCAGCTTCCACCTCTCTATCAGCAAGCTCACTATCACTAGGATTAGAGTGGAGTTCCTTCTGGCATATTTCTAGATCATGTCTAGCTTTTAGATCAGCAGCATGAATGTCATTAAAACCTGTGTTGTTTAGTTCCCTAAACACCCCCTTCATTCTTTTAAGCTTCCGAACTACCTGGTACATCCTGGTGCCAACAACTCCCTTTGACCAGTTGGTCTTCACCAGATCAGTGTAACCTTCAGCATGTTTCCACATAGCAAAGTATCTAAAAGGCTTCTTTGTAATGTTATCAATAGGGTAAACAACAAGCACAATAGGACAATGATCATACTCACCCTCAGACAAGAAGCCAGCTTCTGCATTAGGGTAATTCTGAAACCATAGGTCATTTGCCAAAGCCCTATCAATTTTGGAAATCACCCTAGCATCTCCTGCTTGCTTGTTATTCCAAGTGTAAAAGTGACCAGCAGCTTTAACATCCTCTAACCCACATACATTGACACAGTTCCCGAAGTCAACCATTGATTGATATCTCACAGGGGCACCAACCCTTTCATccacattcaaaacacaatTGAAATCACCCAACACCAACCAAGGCTTAGACATACCACTTCCAATACCACTCAAGTCCCTCCAtaactcctctctctctctgctATGGTTGAAGGCATAAACAAAAGTGCAGCCAAACTCTACACCACCACTCTTTGGACAAACCAAACAATGAATCAATTGACTAGTGACCATCATCACACTAAGACTGAAGGCATTTGGGTTCCATGCCAACACAATCCTACCCCCTTTATTTTTACAGCTATTGGTAGTGAAACACCAACCATTGAACATGTTAACATACAAGGCCCCCATCTTAGCATAGGGCACCTTTGTCTCAAGGAGACCAACTAACCCAGCACCATGAGATTGAacaaaatctttcacctcattctGCTTCCTCTGGGTGTTGATCCCCCTCACATTCCAACTAATAACCCTATCCACTGTTACCAGGAGAGTCCCCTCTCCTAGAAACAACAGTTTGCATCACCACCCTTCTTCCAACATCACAATCCTCATTTCTGTCTTCACTTCCACCATCATCCAATGTGTTCTCCTCAGTGTCCAACACATGAAAATGGTTTCCAGTAGGAATGATTGAGGTTCTCTGGTCTCTCCTCCTGCTATAGTGTAGCACAGTTTGTAATCCACCATCCTCAGGCACTACTTCAGTGTTTGTAACAGGTGCAACAACAGGTGGACCAGCAGGTGCCACCTGCTGTCTAGGGACCCATACCCTTCTACTACCTCCcttctatagacacctacttttgtccccattcccgaaagggaaggttcgatgatgaaagcgtaaatctccacttgacaacgcatctcctataaaataacgaatctcaattctccttttcatttcacccgaaacctgctatttatagaaacctgcttaaaatagtaactgccgtaatgggtagttgttaaaagtggcaagtcataaaagatagaaacctgtcagaattaggtgttgcactccaacataaatcctaaatgagatagaaattgcgagagaatcctattcctaatacgattcgaaaataagagtcacgtattgattgaaatcctaacgagcctagagttcgtaacgggcccagacgcattccgtcataaaattaatacgcactaaaagactcgattaagtctcatacgctccggattctaagattccgaatctgacaaagaaacggcccaaacagcaatttcaacgcccagccctgggcgctgaaattgcctggatcctattttcaacgcccagagctgggcgccgaaatctttgacgcccagcactgggcgcggaaaatacctgggacgtattctttcctaattcctcgtggattagagctctacaattctatctttccacgaactcttttctataaatagggccttaagtttgacgtgaaaaggacacacaacacacaattcatattctgagtattgactccaacccctagcctaagcctcacgctgcgaaattgttcacacgttctgtcgcaatcgatttataaatcgaacagaacgtatcctgtcccataattgagattcgttaaataaaaaggagaaatagcaaagtcaaagtggttagttttctgagaaccgtgacgcacctctcaagggtgcgtcgtaatgtgtcccttttcgatgatttaattgctttcctcgccctttttatgaactgttaaactaactaaatctgattgttctatcacgcctaacaaatataatatttttgggaaattggattatcatgctaggtcccttaatgctatctaaatcagataatcgcgatcgatctagtattatatgttgcatattgctaaaatcaactcagattagtttaatagttaacgcatgtcccttcaattatttatgctgagctagtaaggatatcctgcctctggagttatcgacgagcgaagtactcctctcggtagttacagtcccccgaaccctcaatctctaccttgcgggtgtatgttgagagatccccacaccagggatcacaagggaacctacggccgtcgtggtcaaacataattgcactccaattatgtcacgataaccgggttttgtcagtttttctcattgttgttaaaaactgaatggcgactcctatattactagtcaattgggtgtaaactcacaggaaatccaattacacttgattgaataaaaaagaatcgtcacacccacgagggacgaggtcacgcattagcctcgtgctttttcgaccccctcatagtggcgactcccctggggatagtgaaggaaatactcgtgcttgtaggtaatcaaaatagccgaagggtgaaacgatcctaccccgcgtttatttccccatcaagttgggacgacctgaaaatcagcatattaatgtgaacgggcagaaccgcataacgaatctcgtcTCCCTtcggagttgggactaaggataccttttttcgccaataggggggtgcatacgccgcgcatgttgcccactcggtacttgtgcaggtagtacacctatcccgaacccaatcgctcgctcattaggtccctctcgcctgcatgcccccttggcttgcacttgctggttggcctcttgagcgaaattcgtctgttgaagacactacctcgaccggggcatgtgttggatctacgatagaagcggtaccaagccaggcgcaaataactacccatagaagcctatcataaactacgtgacatgttattatcgcctcatgatgaatgttagttatgtgtagcggaatatgtgattgtgtgtgacaaactgtcctagaaaaaccaacgaccttaaaaattgcccaaacattcataaaccaatttgccaaagagttataccgaaatacgtgttccgcaaacccgaacgatcgccacaaaaataagcgacgctcgggatggcctgtaacgaatcccacaaacgctgcacaacgcgtaaaggacgttataaggcaagcacgcaaaattaaagtcgcaaaaacaaaagtatacgcaaacagaaaacgagaaccagccagggacgcattttcaacgcccctggctgggcgccattatttctcacgccctatgctgggcgctgaagttgctgcctggccttttggtcaggcacaacagcctcggtgcccgcgcatgaagtatacgtagcagtaaaaaacttttcgtgaaaaaattgctacgagggcgtatgaaaaagcactcaattccaaaagcgactcatataaaaaaaataataactctttgtgtcgttgttaggcctcctacgacgacaatgctcgacatcaaaaccgaacatgctaattaaacgaccttgaatgtcacatgggcgaagtattcaaaaaaaaataatgttcgaataaagtcttcaaaaaaaaaatgttcaaataaaaaataaataaatccgagtctagactaggctatgccaaagtacaatccaaatcctaagtcttagttgtcttatccatagaatcggtcctaatgcttggtgtcgttctgcaagttaaaaggttaaaccatattgagtctcccttcctaacatttaaatcaataagcacccatatgtaattgtcatcccttgctaagaatccacggcctcaatactctctctcaccaataaaaataatatattatagtatttgcaaaatggaaaggtcacattctgaaaatcatcccccatagtcgcacaacccccaaagtgaacctaaggtatcaataccattggcacaaaattaatagcctcaaggcttatgatcacattgggtcacggctatcatagtcctctcgagccactcgctccttgaagtgcTCCTAAGtatggactaaaagattttccatgaatacaacatgacgaaccatgaaaatacccaaatcggcatgccataagactaccattggggtaaagcaatacacactaaagagagaagccgcactaatgattctagtcttgcaaaaatgaaaattcgatctccccaattaactaccttgccaaaattaagcaaaatggcgcatgacaaatgaacacccaagggttaaaatctaaagtgtcaaccaacgaaagttatggtccaattagcctaagtctgagagtcgcttggccAAGTATTATatgcttacgccatgtcattattttgagtctaggccacctccttgtattcatacacgggttataatcagaaagattaatgaaagtttgagtctaaatcacaacttccaattaaatcccagaaactggaatctgaaaagaagcaaaaaaagttattttcgatgcaattctttcgttaaatttcaataaggtaaaaacaagatttcgaatctacgctatttgcacattttaagaagcgactaaatacgcttgcaaagtaagacgatttaaaggtccaccctaggcctgctagaattaaaggtccaccctaggccctactaaaattaaaggtccactataggcctaccagacGAGGCTCAcccagtctcgcctcgtgactcaaagaccacaaccatctaccttttagcccaaataaataaaaaattgattgaaggatttatgttggggagaaaaacccaagcaaaaagaaaaaaatagaaagagaaaagggagagcgaaaagagcgagccatgaaatacttagcccgtatctcccaaagtgcgaaatttacccaaataaacgaaggaaaagaattgagtcaaccaatccaaataatgccacaaaaactacataaagttctacgatgtctaccctttccaatccttatgttcttagacgccttcgctctggggcccctgttcagcttattcaacccatccatgttctcattgccataacccaagaaaccattacctcgactcttgttcttgaacttgttgtcaaccgcaaaccacgtacggccgttgacacgtgcgtcatacccattattacacctccgttagcataatgaccctataacttgtttgaatacatcatgtcgatatacccttgagccgtccccatgctactcatcggccttggttgatgtaaactcatgacactagctcgaggctgcaaattgtgagtcctagcaaatataatcctcatgcttgaccaatgcctatacaaattatcctatctcattcaacccatctttcaaaccgtcttgagtcacgaatataaaaaagaagacaaatgaaaagtacaaaaaatgtaaataataaaaaaggaactttgcaaagcgcctctaaagttagtctaaaaagaaaagaagcatttagcgtaCCAAAAAAGATctgcccagaaataattttcagcgctcagcgctgggcgccgaaatctttaacgccccagcctgggcgccgattctctctgctcgccaaattttttccagaagtgctcgtcattttatccgcacatacacggaaaaataacgaacacttggaggggtacaacacgtattcagatatacgtaccaccaaaaaatacataccaccaaaaaatacatgtactcaaaaaaatacgtataaaacaaatttttggcttacggcaaggcagcagattaaaataacaataaacttcacttattctaccgtttcaaataatatgtttccacctcataacgtacttgtttaaaatcggcattctaagaaaccattttctaggctaagaactacgcaagacctgattccaaattaaatctatttaaggcggatacgtaggcaatccatgattcggtccaaccaatttgcaaaaatattaaagcctatagaaaaacaagaataaaaatagaagtcccttattgaaatttaattacttgcaatccaagtcgaaagaaaaaattaagtcaaagaaagaatccaagtcaccaagatgccaaaatgagcacacatcgaaaaataataagggcacgtacccttgccagaaggagcactcacactcctaggaacttagccaagactcaaaagatcgctttgactcaattgaatgggggctagcgcaagcgttcatgacctctaaagtactcgacttgaccctccctaaagcgaactaactcacctaAAGACctcctttcaccactagacatagtcgttcgcttaaagaccttctttcaccactagacacagtcatgatcgccaacaaataGTAAAGGCAGTGAGCTTGCAATGGAAAAGAttattctacggcatcgccccatcgttccttcgaactcagggcacccgttcatggtaattcaaatgcttgctaatcccctttgaaaaaaaaaaatcagaaattgtcaataggacttggcacttaaccaaggctcaccctactcagacatatgacacgggcgtctaaaatcgaaatctgaaagcatcattaatgggaagacataacagcaactgggggctaaaaattgaaatgaaagagatagtgaaggaactaagtatacctcgaccttttatacagacatacacgtaaatctaagtcaatttgaaaacggtttatattcccgcaattttggaaaagatggccctaaaagcctaaagtatatgccagacgggcacaagtataccttgacgcctgcaccttggcttccagctaatccttagacatcattccaaaaatcgtaacagtattttgattcactcatgtaatcctgtacgaacccttctataagtcaacttacttaggacacctcggattgtacacagtaggactcgaacttcaaataattttcaaagatttcttcgaacataataaagtgtcgttggtttaggctaagtatgcgtttatctcaatgttgcaagtgagtcaaaagatttctaaatatgattatgggtaaagaaaggtgtttatgccaaatttcgtatggacgacctttggttgggacatagacgactagataaaataattatgcaaatgacaggaaataaatgacggaaaataaagagagacgagacaagagatggtgacgcggaaaacccgaaagggataaaaaccgcgggtggcaatgagtccaccaatccactatgttATTGGCATGAAAAGCCTCGTTGAATACAAGTACATTGTTTATTCGCGGGTATGTAAACGATGCTA
This sequence is a window from Spinacia oleracea cultivar Varoflay chromosome 1, BTI_SOV_V1, whole genome shotgun sequence. Protein-coding genes within it:
- the LOC110777373 gene encoding uncharacterized protein, with the protein product MKGVLPELIAENQGAFVHGRFIMHNIMICQEIVRQYGRKNASPGYLIKLDMQKAYDTIEWDFLEEMLFALGFPHLFVQWIMTCVTTPKFSIMVNGSVHSFFASHRGLRQGDPLSPLLFVVCMEYLSRTLHKVGEDCCFKFHPRCRSTKLTHLCFADDLILCCKGEFNSIHLLLQGFKLFSDTSGLKANVQKSAVYCVGMNTDVVQQVVDVFRFSLGTFPFRYLGVSIYFKRITNVDCESLVDKMFARIKTWSYRNLSFAGRVTLINAVLLSIHSYWAQVFVLPKHVLKTVEVRYLVCSPKKEGGLGIRKIQAWNIAALGKYVWAIARKKDTMWVRWPKADSGWYWRKICSVKEDLKMLFIEIELAQMPKYYIQKVYQKLIQHGDKVPWGSAVWNRASIPKTRGVEKWLDIPISKVQYMGLLRWVKWKSKCSKFQKIVMHTAINATVYVLWRARNDAQWNQMIPTPAATISCIRRSVIERLTHIGARNPSTDDQIWWKNKCGQEALKMDCKRIGKKKESGSGKNDEDREYWNANASVRWLGTHLRSSSVLSLFRELRNNVTLPAKKIITSIWSIWKTRNAHIFRQSPVSSMGIYSRAFRILTKWNMRTRLDSLDVNINNNSLSKPPRTMQVAWTPPTPGIVKINFDGSLRNNSGTAGVVIRDHLGNNIISRTYNLGTSSPILAEATTLRKNSMPVEDTSIDE